Proteins encoded by one window of Simiduia curdlanivorans:
- a CDS encoding NAD-glutamate dehydrogenase: MDTSLVTADNKQAFLDQLTALIDDRLSGEQAKQFKAFACEYYDQYPLEELEGRKVADIYGSLYGWWNMIADRPAEPKAKVRVFNPTLDEDHWLCPHTVVAVLQRDMPFLVDSIRMELNRRGIAIHGIYSSIHQIGRNKSLKLQEIVPRHEPIPKRKDIHYGKEALIYFEVNLHTDTEEMAEIADGLVDVLQDVDVVVNDYRPMLAAVSEVAEALGRVPPNEHVVDLSESCEFVRWLGDGHFTFMAYSEYEFFDQEGTRALREITEKRLGLFRRHSSDAGAVVIDDFNPGMARFHLTPKVLAFSKSSVRSRVHRHAYSDYIVVKRYNKTGAVVGECRFMGLYTSPVYTLSPTKIPLIRMKVEQVLARADLDPQSHDCKALKQTLETFPRDELFQSSGSELYETAVGAMRISERYRVKLFMRRDPYGKFVNALVYVPRDIFSTAIRVRIQELISKAINAKECEFTTYFSESILARAHLVFRVDPSKPIEYDVKKLQSKIVDITRTWEDHLHAALIENHGEEKGARLFKNYQHAFASAYKEHFDARAAVFDIETMRAIDGPDGLGMSFYQPVGVDKNSFRFKVFQRNQTLELSDGIPILERMGMRVIGEHPYRIDLGEDHYWMHDFELVYDLPADIDIQSARHLFQEAFAAVWSDKNENDSFNQLVLGASLHWREVAVLRIYARYMKQTVFNFSQTYIANTLANHMDITRNLVAMFKAKFDPACNDGSMAAMQVVKDLEAQILTRLDSVDNLNEDRIIRRYLDMLNGSLRTNFYQLDENNQIKDYISVKFSPRTIPEIPEPRPLYEIFVYSPRIEGVHLRGGSVARGGLRWSDRLQDYRTEVLGLVKAQQVKNAVIVPNGAKGGFVSKQRPRGGDREAIQKEGIECYKIFIRGLLDITDNLIDGNIAPPKQVVRHDGDDPYLVVAADKGTATFSDIANGISLEYKHWLGDAFASGGSQGYDHKGMGITAKGAWVGVKRHFMEKGINCQTTDFSVIGIGDMAGDVFGNGMLMSEHICLLAGFNHLHIFIDPTPNAAKTFKERKRLFELPRSSWTDYDQKLISKGGGIFERSAKSIAISPEMKKAFAIKEDKLTPTDLINALLKAPVDLIWNGGIGTYVKAASESHALVGDKANDSLRVNGADLRCKIFGEGGNLGMTQLGRIEFCLSGGACNTDFIDNSAGVDCSDHEVNVKILLNEVVSSGNLTEKQRNKLLGEMTDDVASLVLANNYRQTQALSIAQYQSKQRVGEYRRFINALEASGRLNRALEFLPPDDLLVERQSQGKSLTRPELSVLVSYAKVQLKDELAVEDITNNEYIAKIVESAFPKEICKRYGEQVYNHRLRREIIATQLANDMVNIMGINFCQRQMESTGSKPADVAKAYVAARDIYALDSFWREIEALDFKVDAQIQLEIMSRMMRRIRRATRWFLRNRRTHLDVAQEVALFGGSLTRLVGALPGMIRGEPKKQWLRESKRLVAAGVPEAVASRAAIPINVAPGLSMVEAAIIAETDILRVAEFQMTVSDFLGLDWFAEEMSNVKVENYWQSMAREAFLDDLDFQLRTITISLIKSVDGKQSIDEAIAAWADKHSVLVNRWRSMIADLRGATGTDYAIFSVALRELLDLAQASQYTP; the protein is encoded by the coding sequence GTGGATACAAGTTTGGTCACTGCTGACAACAAACAGGCGTTTTTGGATCAGTTGACAGCGTTAATCGATGACCGATTGAGCGGCGAACAAGCGAAGCAATTTAAGGCTTTCGCCTGTGAATACTATGACCAATATCCCCTAGAGGAGCTGGAAGGGCGCAAGGTTGCGGATATCTACGGTAGCCTGTATGGCTGGTGGAATATGATTGCGGACAGGCCAGCTGAGCCGAAGGCTAAGGTGCGGGTTTTTAATCCGACTCTGGATGAAGATCACTGGTTGTGCCCGCACACGGTTGTTGCCGTGCTACAGCGTGATATGCCTTTTCTGGTGGATTCGATTCGCATGGAGCTCAACCGTAGAGGTATCGCTATTCATGGCATCTACAGCAGCATTCATCAAATAGGGCGCAATAAGTCGTTAAAACTGCAAGAAATCGTGCCGCGCCATGAACCTATCCCCAAGCGCAAAGACATTCACTATGGCAAAGAGGCGCTGATTTATTTTGAAGTGAATCTGCATACCGATACCGAGGAGATGGCTGAGATTGCCGATGGCCTGGTTGATGTTCTGCAGGATGTCGATGTGGTGGTAAATGATTATCGGCCCATGCTCGCGGCTGTTTCTGAGGTGGCTGAGGCGCTTGGCCGCGTACCGCCAAATGAACACGTGGTGGATCTATCGGAAAGCTGCGAGTTCGTTCGCTGGTTGGGCGATGGGCACTTTACCTTTATGGCTTATTCGGAATACGAATTTTTTGATCAAGAGGGGACACGGGCATTACGCGAGATCACCGAAAAGCGTTTGGGTTTATTCCGCCGTCATTCCAGCGATGCCGGTGCCGTGGTGATTGATGATTTTAACCCAGGCATGGCGCGTTTTCATTTGACGCCCAAGGTTTTGGCTTTCTCCAAGTCGTCGGTTCGATCTAGGGTTCACCGCCATGCCTATTCCGATTACATCGTCGTTAAGCGCTATAACAAGACTGGTGCGGTTGTGGGTGAATGTCGCTTTATGGGCCTTTATACCTCGCCAGTTTACACCCTGAGCCCCACCAAAATTCCGCTTATTCGTATGAAAGTGGAGCAGGTATTAGCACGTGCAGATTTGGACCCGCAAAGCCATGACTGCAAGGCGCTAAAGCAAACCTTAGAAACATTCCCGCGCGATGAGTTGTTCCAAAGCAGCGGCTCAGAACTGTATGAAACTGCGGTGGGTGCGATGCGAATTAGCGAGCGCTACCGGGTGAAACTCTTTATGCGTCGCGACCCCTACGGTAAGTTTGTCAATGCGCTGGTGTATGTGCCAAGAGATATTTTTAGCACCGCTATTCGAGTTCGAATCCAGGAATTGATCAGCAAGGCTATCAATGCAAAAGAATGTGAGTTCACTACCTATTTTTCCGAATCCATTTTGGCGCGTGCGCATTTAGTTTTTCGGGTTGATCCGAGCAAACCAATTGAGTACGACGTTAAAAAATTGCAGTCTAAAATTGTTGATATTACCCGTACCTGGGAAGATCACCTACATGCAGCTCTGATAGAAAACCACGGAGAGGAGAAGGGCGCTCGGCTCTTTAAAAACTACCAGCATGCTTTTGCCAGTGCCTATAAAGAGCATTTTGATGCGCGCGCTGCGGTGTTTGATATTGAAACCATGCGCGCCATCGATGGCCCCGATGGCCTAGGAATGAGCTTCTATCAGCCCGTTGGTGTGGATAAAAACTCATTCAGGTTTAAGGTTTTTCAGCGCAACCAAACCCTAGAACTATCCGATGGTATCCCTATTTTAGAGCGTATGGGTATGCGGGTGATCGGTGAGCACCCCTACCGAATTGATTTGGGTGAAGACCATTATTGGATGCATGATTTTGAGTTGGTCTATGACTTGCCTGCGGATATTGATATTCAGTCTGCGCGCCATTTGTTCCAAGAGGCTTTCGCCGCGGTTTGGAGTGATAAAAATGAGAATGATAGCTTCAATCAGCTGGTTCTAGGCGCTTCTTTACATTGGCGTGAAGTGGCTGTGTTACGTATTTACGCGCGTTATATGAAGCAAACCGTTTTCAATTTCAGCCAAACCTATATTGCCAATACCTTAGCCAATCACATGGACATCACCCGCAATTTGGTGGCCATGTTTAAGGCTAAATTTGACCCTGCTTGTAATGATGGCTCGATGGCAGCCATGCAAGTGGTTAAAGACTTGGAGGCGCAAATTCTGACGCGTCTTGACAGCGTCGATAACTTAAACGAAGACCGTATTATTCGACGCTACCTGGATATGTTGAATGGCAGCTTACGGACAAACTTCTATCAGTTAGACGAAAATAATCAAATCAAAGATTATATCTCGGTCAAATTCAGCCCTAGAACAATTCCTGAAATACCAGAGCCTCGCCCGCTGTATGAAATTTTTGTTTACTCTCCCCGCATAGAAGGCGTTCATTTGCGTGGCGGTTCGGTTGCGCGCGGTGGTTTAAGGTGGTCGGATCGATTGCAAGATTACCGTACCGAAGTCTTGGGTTTGGTAAAAGCCCAGCAAGTTAAAAACGCTGTTATCGTACCCAATGGCGCCAAGGGTGGTTTTGTCTCCAAGCAGCGCCCGAGAGGTGGTGACAGGGAGGCCATTCAGAAAGAAGGCATCGAATGCTACAAGATATTTATTCGCGGCCTACTTGATATCACCGATAATCTGATTGATGGCAATATCGCGCCACCCAAACAAGTGGTTCGGCATGATGGCGACGACCCCTACTTGGTGGTGGCGGCCGATAAAGGCACCGCAACTTTCTCCGACATTGCCAACGGTATATCCCTTGAATACAAGCATTGGCTGGGTGATGCCTTTGCCTCGGGCGGCAGTCAGGGTTATGACCATAAAGGCATGGGCATCACAGCCAAAGGCGCATGGGTTGGCGTTAAACGTCATTTCATGGAAAAGGGCATCAATTGCCAGACCACTGACTTTAGCGTGATTGGTATTGGTGACATGGCGGGCGATGTGTTCGGCAATGGCATGTTGATGTCTGAGCATATTTGTTTGCTGGCGGGCTTTAACCACTTACATATATTTATCGATCCAACCCCTAATGCTGCAAAGACGTTTAAAGAGCGCAAGCGTTTGTTTGAGCTGCCGCGCAGTAGCTGGACTGATTATGATCAAAAATTGATTTCAAAGGGTGGTGGCATTTTTGAGCGCTCCGCGAAGTCCATCGCCATTTCACCAGAAATGAAAAAGGCGTTCGCGATAAAAGAAGATAAATTAACGCCAACGGATCTGATCAATGCGCTATTAAAGGCGCCGGTGGATTTGATTTGGAATGGCGGCATTGGCACCTATGTTAAGGCCGCTTCCGAGTCCCATGCGCTAGTCGGCGATAAAGCCAATGATAGCCTAAGAGTAAACGGGGCAGACCTACGCTGTAAGATTTTTGGCGAGGGTGGGAATTTGGGTATGACCCAATTGGGTCGTATTGAGTTCTGTTTATCTGGCGGTGCTTGTAATACCGATTTTATTGATAACTCGGCAGGGGTCGATTGTTCCGACCATGAAGTGAACGTCAAAATTCTGTTAAATGAAGTGGTGTCTAGCGGCAATTTGACGGAAAAACAGCGCAATAAATTGCTGGGCGAAATGACTGACGATGTTGCCAGTCTCGTACTCGCCAATAACTACCGTCAGACCCAAGCTTTAAGTATTGCCCAATATCAATCTAAGCAGCGGGTGGGCGAGTATCGTCGCTTCATTAATGCCTTGGAGGCCAGCGGTCGTCTCAACCGTGCACTGGAGTTTTTACCGCCCGACGATCTGTTGGTAGAGCGGCAGTCGCAGGGCAAATCACTGACTCGACCTGAATTGTCTGTCTTGGTTTCCTATGCCAAGGTGCAGTTGAAAGACGAGCTAGCCGTCGAGGATATTACCAATAACGAATATATCGCCAAAATTGTTGAGTCCGCTTTCCCTAAGGAAATCTGCAAGCGTTATGGCGAGCAGGTCTATAACCACCGCTTGCGCCGTGAAATTATTGCAACCCAGCTAGCCAATGATATGGTCAATATCATGGGTATTAATTTCTGTCAGCGGCAAATGGAATCCACCGGTAGTAAGCCGGCCGATGTGGCTAAGGCCTATGTTGCAGCGCGCGATATCTATGCACTCGATAGCTTCTGGCGCGAAATTGAGGCGTTAGACTTTAAGGTGGACGCACAAATTCAGCTTGAAATTATGAGTCGTATGATGCGTAGAATCCGTCGTGCTACACGCTGGTTTTTGCGCAATCGACGCACCCATTTGGACGTGGCTCAGGAGGTCGCTTTATTTGGCGGGTCTTTAACGCGCTTGGTGGGCGCGCTGCCTGGCATGATTCGCGGCGAACCGAAAAAACAGTGGCTGCGCGAGTCTAAACGCTTGGTTGCTGCGGGCGTTCCCGAAGCAGTGGCGAGTAGGGCTGCAATTCCGATAAATGTTGCACCTGGCCTTAGTATGGTGGAGGCAGCGATTATTGCCGAGACGGATATCCTACGTGTTGCCGAATTTCAAATGACCGTGAGTGATTTTCTTGGCTTAGATTGGTTTGCCGAGGAGATGTCTAATGTAAAAGTTGAGAATTATTGGCAATCGATGGCGCGCGAAGCCTTCTTGGATGACCTCGATTTTCAGCTGCGTACCATTACCATCTCATTGATTAAATCGGTCGATGGTAAGCAGTCTATTGATGAGGCTATCGCTGCTTGGGCGGATAAGCACAGTGTGCTAGTTAACCGCTGGCGTTCAATGATCGCGGATCTACGCGGGGCGACGGGTACTGATTACGCCATTTTCTCCGTAGCGCTTCGCGAGTTATTGGATTTGGCCCAGGCTAGTCAATATACACCCTAA
- a CDS encoding DUF2835 family protein produces the protein MTFVDVDLVIEKEELLRLYRGSARIVSARAIDGRRIQFPAQALRAFVTDSGVNGRFRIEFDQAFKLVSIQAL, from the coding sequence TTGACCTTTGTTGACGTCGACTTGGTGATTGAGAAAGAGGAGCTGCTGCGGTTGTACCGCGGCAGTGCTCGCATCGTCAGCGCTAGGGCAATAGATGGCAGGCGAATACAGTTCCCTGCACAGGCTCTGCGCGCCTTTGTTACTGATTCTGGGGTTAACGGGCGATTTAGAATCGAGTTTGATCAAGCCTTTAAACTTGTCTCTATTCAAGCCCTTTAA
- a CDS encoding quinone-dependent dihydroorotate dehydrogenase → MYAFARRILFALDPETSHYLSLDMLGAAERLKMLGLFVPEVSGRPVEIMGIQFPHAVGLAAGLDKNGDYFNALGELGFGHVEIGTITPRPQPGNPQPRLFRLPEQQAIINRMGFNNKGVDHLVARVKKRRFKGVLGINIGKNFDTPVESAHVDYSIAMGKVYPYADYITVNVSSPNTPGLRSLQYGESLKILLHEVKEQQATLAQTVGKYVPVAVKIAPDMNDEEVQQVAQALLEADIDGVIATNTTLSREGVQGCEHADEAGGLSGAPVREKSTATIRLLNTALKGELPIIGVGGICSGEDAVEKIEAGASLIQIYSGFIYRGPELIAEVVDAINSVK, encoded by the coding sequence ATGTACGCTTTTGCTCGTCGTATTTTATTCGCCCTAGATCCAGAGACATCCCATTACCTTAGCCTGGATATGTTAGGCGCAGCTGAACGTTTGAAAATGCTGGGCTTGTTTGTGCCCGAGGTATCTGGTCGGCCGGTCGAGATAATGGGTATTCAGTTTCCTCATGCTGTGGGGTTAGCGGCTGGTTTGGATAAAAATGGCGATTATTTTAATGCGCTTGGCGAGCTCGGCTTTGGTCACGTTGAAATCGGCACGATAACGCCTAGGCCTCAACCGGGTAATCCACAGCCGCGGTTATTTAGATTGCCCGAGCAGCAGGCCATTATCAATAGGATGGGCTTTAACAATAAGGGGGTAGATCATCTGGTGGCGCGCGTTAAAAAACGCCGATTTAAAGGTGTTTTAGGGATTAATATCGGCAAGAATTTTGATACCCCAGTCGAATCAGCGCATGTTGACTACTCCATCGCCATGGGCAAGGTTTATCCCTATGCCGATTATATTACCGTGAATGTTTCCTCGCCTAATACGCCGGGTTTGCGCTCACTGCAGTACGGCGAAAGCTTAAAAATTCTGTTACATGAAGTTAAAGAACAACAGGCGACGTTAGCGCAAACAGTGGGTAAGTATGTGCCGGTAGCAGTGAAAATTGCGCCGGACATGAATGACGAAGAAGTGCAACAAGTTGCGCAGGCACTACTGGAAGCCGACATAGATGGTGTAATTGCCACCAATACCACCTTGTCTCGTGAAGGGGTGCAGGGTTGTGAGCATGCAGATGAGGCCGGTGGGTTAAGCGGCGCGCCGGTTAGAGAAAAATCTACCGCCACTATTCGTTTGCTCAATACGGCCCTTAAAGGGGAGCTGCCGATTATTGGTGTGGGTGGTATTTGTAGTGGTGAAGATGCGGTTGAAAAGATTGAGGCGGGCGCCTCTTTGATTCAAATCTACAGCGGTTTTATTTATCGCGGGCCGGAGTTAATTGCCGAAGTTGTAGATGCCATAAACTCAGTTAAATAA
- the rmf gene encoding ribosome modulation factor, with amino-acid sequence MKRQKRNQIEHAFSKGYMAAIKGRSRELCPHQSGDARQEWLSGWREAREDHWNGYNMAACAHKLSALG; translated from the coding sequence ATGAAAAGACAAAAACGTAACCAGATCGAACATGCATTTAGCAAAGGCTACATGGCCGCCATTAAAGGCCGCTCGCGCGAACTTTGCCCTCATCAGAGTGGCGACGCGCGTCAGGAATGGCTAAGCGGTTGGCGGGAAGCACGGGAAGATCATTGGAACGGTTACAACATGGCGGCATGCGCGCATAAACTCAGCGCATTAGGCTGA
- the rlmKL gene encoding bifunctional 23S rRNA (guanine(2069)-N(7))-methyltransferase RlmK/23S rRNA (guanine(2445)-N(2))-methyltransferase RlmL yields the protein MNQFEFFAACPKGLESLLLAEVRDLGAVESRETVAGVYFSGDLALGYRTCLWTRLANKVLLPLNSFAVDSDTELYDGVAAIAWAEHISPSSTFLVDFSGTSFAIRNTQFGALKTKDAIVDRVRDVTGERPSVAKQNPDIRINVRLSRGRAVVSLDLSGESLHRRGYRLKQGAAPLKENLAAAVLLRAGWPEIAARGGALIDPMCGSGTFLVEAAMMAADIAPGLLRASFGFERWLNHQNDLWLTLREEAIERKRIGLQKDLPEIRGYDADLHVIRAAEENIVTAKLDHWVRLSRKELKEFTQPTHKTLVPGIVLTNPPYGERLGDAEALAYLYRYLGDRMRAEFPGWQLGVFTGNPQLCHELGLKAHKKYKLFNGTLESELLLFDVHTVQPAKVTDADQPRRAYVPQEVVLSDGAQMFANRLRKNQKQLAKWLKKEAVSCYRLYDADMPEYAVAVDMYNDHVHVQEYAAPNSIDERAAVKRFEEIKQALPQALSVNPDNISYKQRKRNTGTSQYEKLANRRTHEMLSVQEGQAKLLVDLWQYLDTGLFLDHRPLRLKIAQSAKGKRFLNLFCYTASASVQAAVGGARYTVSVDMSKTYLDWARKNFAENGLGEQKNRLEQADCMTWLDTAQGEYDLIMLDPPSFSNSKRMDGVLDIQRDHSQLIEKTMKLLAADGVLYFSNNLRSFKLDDMLYEHYLVQNITQETLDKDFQRNQKIHHCWSIRHK from the coding sequence ATGAATCAATTTGAGTTTTTTGCGGCTTGTCCAAAGGGGCTGGAGAGTTTGTTATTAGCGGAGGTCCGCGACCTCGGTGCTGTTGAGTCGCGGGAGACGGTGGCGGGGGTCTATTTTAGCGGTGATTTAGCCTTGGGCTATCGCACCTGCCTGTGGACTCGTCTGGCCAATAAAGTGCTCCTGCCGCTCAATAGCTTCGCTGTCGACAGCGACACCGAGCTCTATGATGGGGTTGCCGCTATTGCTTGGGCTGAGCACATCAGCCCATCTAGCACCTTCTTAGTGGATTTTTCGGGCACCAGTTTTGCCATTCGCAATACACAGTTTGGAGCTTTAAAGACCAAAGATGCCATTGTCGATCGCGTCCGTGATGTGACCGGTGAGCGCCCTTCGGTGGCAAAACAAAACCCAGATATTCGCATTAATGTACGCTTATCGCGCGGGCGAGCCGTGGTGAGCTTGGATCTTTCTGGCGAAAGTCTGCACCGGCGCGGTTATCGCCTGAAACAGGGCGCGGCACCGTTAAAAGAGAACCTGGCAGCAGCAGTGCTGTTGCGTGCTGGCTGGCCTGAGATAGCCGCTCGCGGCGGTGCGTTGATCGACCCTATGTGTGGTTCGGGTACGTTTTTAGTTGAGGCGGCGATGATGGCCGCCGATATTGCCCCTGGCTTGCTGCGCGCCAGCTTTGGCTTCGAGCGCTGGTTAAACCATCAAAATGATCTCTGGTTAACCCTGCGCGAAGAGGCGATTGAGCGCAAGCGAATCGGCCTGCAGAAGGATTTACCCGAGATCAGGGGTTACGATGCCGATTTACATGTTATTCGCGCCGCGGAAGAGAACATCGTCACCGCAAAACTGGATCACTGGGTGCGTCTGAGCCGCAAAGAGCTTAAGGAGTTTACTCAACCGACCCATAAGACTCTTGTGCCGGGTATCGTATTAACCAACCCACCCTATGGCGAGCGCCTAGGTGATGCGGAGGCTCTGGCCTATTTGTACCGCTATCTGGGCGATCGTATGCGCGCAGAGTTTCCCGGCTGGCAGCTGGGTGTTTTTACTGGCAACCCACAGCTTTGCCACGAGCTGGGGCTCAAGGCGCACAAAAAATACAAGTTATTCAATGGCACTCTGGAAAGCGAGTTGTTGTTATTTGATGTGCACACCGTTCAACCGGCCAAAGTGACTGACGCCGATCAACCGCGAAGGGCCTATGTGCCGCAGGAGGTGGTGTTATCGGACGGTGCACAAATGTTCGCCAATCGCCTGCGTAAAAATCAAAAGCAACTGGCGAAATGGCTTAAAAAAGAAGCCGTGAGTTGCTATCGCCTCTACGATGCCGATATGCCTGAATATGCCGTTGCTGTCGATATGTACAATGACCATGTTCACGTACAAGAATACGCTGCACCGAATTCGATTGATGAGCGCGCCGCGGTTAAGCGCTTCGAAGAAATTAAGCAGGCCTTGCCGCAGGCACTGTCGGTCAACCCAGATAATATTAGCTACAAACAGCGCAAGCGTAATACCGGTACGAGTCAGTATGAAAAACTCGCCAACCGTCGCACCCATGAAATGTTGTCGGTTCAGGAGGGGCAGGCCAAGCTGCTGGTCGATTTGTGGCAATACTTAGATACGGGGTTATTTTTAGATCACAGACCCTTGCGTTTAAAAATTGCGCAATCCGCTAAAGGAAAGCGCTTTTTAAATTTATTTTGTTATACCGCCAGCGCCAGTGTGCAAGCGGCGGTGGGCGGGGCGCGTTATACCGTCAGCGTTGATATGTCTAAAACCTATTTAGATTGGGCGCGCAAAAATTTCGCTGAAAATGGTTTGGGTGAGCAGAAAAATAGGCTTGAGCAAGCCGATTGTATGACTTGGCTCGATACGGCCCAAGGCGAATACGATCTCATCATGCTAGATCCACCCAGCTTTTCGAATTCCAAGCGTATGGACGGCGTGCTGGATATACAGCGCGACCATAGCCAGCTGATTGAAAAGACCATGAAGTTGCTTGCAGCCGATGGCGTACTCTATTTTTCGAATAACCTTCGGTCTTTTAAGTTAGATGATATGTTATACGAGCATTATTTGGTGCAAAACATAACGCAGGAAACCTTGGATAAAGATTTCCAGCGCAACCAAAAAATTCACCACTGCTGGTCTATTCGCCATAAATAA
- a CDS encoding pyridoxal phosphate-dependent aminotransferase, protein MPITQLKQQPISVTRQMAAALPKLAAIAKAKGLELHHLGAGYPHPEVTNPMGYIAHKDAYFEHLAGQEPLQKVLQPLYSYTDTLGPASTREMFAKIYGHDFNTRLDPELLIPTIGSSGGISQMCSLFERSGEKVAYITDAPTYAGFISRANLYQKARIYSVEMDLEGPSCEALAAQITQARADGYTVAFYYTVPDGHNPGGISFSEQRRRDVIEVLRAHDTLLVEDAPYSYISFETANKRPKPFFALAPEQTVHLFTASKIGLPGPRIGFMYTEAKIELANKQTVPLNQLLLTEASANILLHNPEALRGFEAFLTDEKFSARQSLWPIANEKNQIYSENRQILLDTFEQEFARHKDMFHWTKPGAGFFSVFTINHPNVICNSDLTDKLVAEYGVVTIPTFSFYPEDARARNSKAGLDQLRLSFCYSEGIGERRRQQLQAAASAFAEAIKQECGV, encoded by the coding sequence ATGCCCATCACCCAGCTCAAACAACAACCCATCAGTGTTACCCGGCAGATGGCAGCGGCACTACCAAAGCTCGCCGCCATTGCAAAGGCCAAGGGTTTGGAATTGCACCATTTAGGTGCCGGCTACCCACACCCAGAAGTCACGAATCCGATGGGTTATATCGCGCACAAAGACGCCTACTTTGAACACCTAGCAGGCCAAGAGCCACTGCAAAAAGTCTTACAACCACTCTATAGCTACACAGACACATTAGGCCCGGCCAGTACGCGGGAAATGTTTGCAAAAATTTACGGTCATGATTTCAATACCCGCCTAGACCCTGAGCTTTTAATCCCAACCATCGGGTCATCAGGCGGCATTAGCCAAATGTGCTCCCTGTTTGAGCGCAGCGGCGAAAAAGTGGCTTACATCACCGATGCCCCCACCTATGCCGGCTTCATTTCCCGAGCAAACCTCTACCAAAAAGCGCGCATTTACAGCGTGGAGATGGATCTCGAAGGTCCCTCGTGCGAGGCTTTAGCGGCGCAAATTACCCAAGCTCGCGCCGATGGCTATACCGTTGCGTTTTATTACACAGTGCCAGATGGCCACAACCCTGGCGGCATTTCTTTTTCCGAGCAGCGGCGACGCGACGTTATCGAAGTATTGAGAGCCCATGACACCCTTCTGGTTGAAGATGCGCCCTATAGCTATATTAGTTTTGAAACAGCAAACAAACGACCTAAACCTTTTTTTGCCTTAGCACCCGAGCAAACCGTACATTTGTTTACCGCATCAAAAATTGGCTTACCTGGGCCGCGCATTGGTTTCATGTATACCGAGGCCAAAATCGAACTTGCCAATAAACAGACTGTTCCACTCAATCAATTACTGCTGACTGAGGCGAGCGCCAACATTTTGCTACACAACCCTGAGGCATTGAGAGGTTTTGAAGCCTTCCTCACAGACGAAAAATTTTCGGCGCGTCAAAGCCTATGGCCGATTGCCAACGAAAAAAATCAGATTTATAGCGAAAACAGACAGATTTTACTCGACACCTTTGAGCAAGAGTTCGCTCGACACAAAGACATGTTTCACTGGACCAAACCGGGCGCCGGCTTTTTCTCCGTGTTTACCATTAATCACCCAAACGTTATATGCAATAGCGACTTGACCGATAAATTAGTGGCCGAGTATGGCGTTGTCACCATTCCCACCTTTAGCTTTTATCCTGAGGATGCGAGAGCGAGAAATAGCAAGGCAGGCCTGGATCAATTGCGCCTGTCTTTCTGCTATAGCGAGGGCATAGGCGAGCGCCGCAGACAGCAGCTACAAGCGGCGGCATCAGCTTTCGCCGAGGCGATTAAACAAGAGTGCGGCGTGTAA